One region of Vescimonas fastidiosa genomic DNA includes:
- a CDS encoding cysteine-rich VLP domain-containing protein produces MARELTREEKGKIRALVTKWCANYDREYGCLPLDCECYMLGKCWTGAYCRYFRDAVLPLDPVLEAGLTAEGPAPETRLCPVCGSVFLPDGRTRYCSPACAKKAHRRQQRDHMKKKRGWSVDN; encoded by the coding sequence GTGGCCCGTGAGCTGACCCGAGAGGAAAAGGGAAAAATCCGTGCGCTGGTGACAAAGTGGTGCGCCAACTACGACCGGGAATACGGTTGCTTACCGCTGGATTGCGAGTGTTATATGCTGGGGAAATGCTGGACGGGTGCCTATTGTCGTTACTTCCGGGATGCCGTCCTGCCCCTTGATCCTGTGCTGGAGGCGGGGCTGACCGCCGAGGGCCCCGCCCCGGAAACCCGGCTCTGCCCGGTCTGCGGCAGCGTCTTTCTCCCGGACGGCAGGACGCGCTACTGCTCCCCGGCCTGTGCCAAGAAAGCCCACCGTCGCCAGCAGCGGGATCACATGAAGAAAAAACGGGGCTGGTCTGTTGACAATTAG